TGCGTCGAGGATGAAGTTGCCGTTGTCGGTTATGACCGGCCCGTCCTTCTTCTCCGCCATCCTCAGCTCGGCCTCCGCGTTGAAGACCTCAAGCTCCTCCGCTATGGCCCTCCATGCCGGAGGAATGACCTCTATCGGGACGGGCACCCTCTGGCCTAGGCTCTCGACGAGCTTGCTTTCATCAACGAGTACCAAGAAAGTCCCGGCTCGATATTCGATTACCTTCTCCATCGTCAACGCCCCGCCCCTGCCCTTGATGAGGTTGAGGTGGGGGTCAACTTCATCGGCGCCATCGACGGCTATGTCTATTGCATCGACCTCGTCGAGGGAAACGACGGGGACACCGCTCTCTATGGCCAGCAGTCTCGCCTGATGGGACGTGGGAATGCCGTAGACCTCCTCAAGCTCCCCCTCCATTATGAGCTTCCCGAGGTAGCGGATGAAGTAAGCGGTCGTAGAGCCGGTCCCAAGGCCGACAACCATCTCGTCCTCGATGAACTTCAGGGCCTCCTTTGCGACGGCCTTCTTCATTTCCTCAGCGTTCATCGCCCTCACCCCGTGCCGGGCAGGCATTTTATAGTCGCGTTGCCCGAGCTGACCATCTTATAGAGCAGGCTCTGGTTGGAGTAGCAGACCGGTGTGAAGTGAACAGCCACAGTGTAGCTGAGCATCGTGAAGTACAGCCAGAACAGTAGCCATCCCCAGAATGCTTTCTTGAATATCGCCCTCTGGTCGGGTACATCCGGGGGCAGTTCCTTGACCACGGCCATAACGAACCTGTCTGTGAGGAAATAGAGCAGAAAGCCCAGTATCCACGCCGCACGGTTGTAGTATGCGAGCCACCCACTGATCACTCCGGTTATTATTCCCCAGAGATAAACGGTGAGCGAAAACTTGTGTTCAAGGGCCAGCTTCACTCCTCTCCACCTATGCCCTCTCTCTGAGATGGGTCTTAAAAACTTTCCTTAGCCTGAAACCTTAAATAGTATTGATGACCTTAGCTAAGCGGTGGTGTAAATGAGGGTCAAGACTCTGATGACAAAGGATCCAGTGGTCATACAGCTCCCGGCGAGTAGGGAATACGCACTTGAGCTCTTCAAAAAGCACAAGGTTCGCTCTTTTCCGGTCGTCAACAGAGAGGGAAAGCTAGTTGGGATAATCAGCATAAAGAACATCCTCGTTAACCCCGATGAAGACCAGCTGGCCATGCTCATCAGGAGGGACGTTCCAACAGTTAAGGTTAACGATGACCTCAAGAAGGCCGTCAGGAAGATTCTCGACTCAGGCTACAGAAGGGTCGTTGTCGTTGACGACGAGGGGAGACCCATAGGCATCCTGACCGTCGGGGACATAGTGAGGAGGTACCTCTCGAAGAACGAGAAGCTCAGGGAAGTTAGCATCGAGCCCTACTACCAGAGAAACGTCAGCGTTGTCTGGCGCGGGACGCCCCTAAAGGCTGCGCTGAAGGCCCTCCTGCTCTGCAACGCCATGGCGATACCGGTTATAGACGACGACGGGAACCTCATCGGGATGGTCGATGAGACAGACCTGCTCCACGACAGCGAGGTGATAAGGGTCATAAAGCAGACCTCCCTCTCGGCTTCAAGCGAGGAGGACTGGATACTTGAGGCAAACCCGACGCTCATCTTCGAGAAGGCCGAACTCCAGCTCCCGAAAAAGCCGGTTGAGGAGATAATGAACCCCAACGTTGTGGTCGCAACTCCCCACATGAGCGTTTACGACGTGGCCCAGAAGATGGTGAAGTACGAGATAGAGCAGTTGCCAGTCATAAGGGGCGAGGGCGAACTCATCGGAATAGTCAGGGACATGGACATCATAAAGGTCATCCTCGGGAGGTAAGGCCTTTAAGCCCTCCCCCAACTTTTCTGCGGTGGTTTCGTGAAGGAGATAACTCTCTCCATCTTCGGCTTTGGGAACGTGGGAAGAGCAACCGCGAGGGTTCTCCTCGAAAAGACTGGGTTCTTCAGGAAGAAGTACGGACTGAGCTTTAAGGTTCTCAGCGTGGCCGATACGAGCGGTCTCGTTTGGCTGCCCGAGGGCATAGACCTCAGGGAGGCGCTCCTCGTGAAGGAGAACTTCGGGAGGCTCTCGGCCTGGACGAACGACTACGAGGTCTACAACATGAAACCCGGTGAGGCAATCGAGGAGGTAAACCCTGACATCGTCGTTGACGTCACCAACGATGCCAACGCCTTCCCCTGGCACCTCAGGGCGATAAGGAACGGGAGCGCCCTCGTTACGAGCAACAAGCCACCCTTGGCGTTCCACTACTCCGAGCTCGTTGGCGAGGCAGAGAGGAGGGGAATCCCTTACCTCTTCGAGGCAACGGTCATGGCGGGGACGCCGGTGATAGCTCTCCTGCGGGAGAACCTGCTGGGGGACAGGGTTGAGAGTATCGAGGCAGTTCTCAACGCGACGACTACATTCATCCTCTCCAGGATGGAGGAGGGAAAGACCTTCGAGGAGGCGCTGAGGGAAGCCCAGTCCCTCGGTATGGCCGAGAGGGACCCGAGCGGGGACGTGCTCGGGATAGATGCGGGTTACAAGGCAACGATTCTGCACTGCGTCGCCTTCCATCCGATGACGTTCGGGGAGGCCGAGGTGAGGGGAATAGACGGCATAACGCCCGAGCTTGTGAGGGAGGCAACCTCCCACGGGAAGACGATAAGGCTCGTCGCGACCGTTGAGAGGGGGAAGGTAAAGGTCGAGCCCAGGGAGATACCCCTCGAAAGCCCGCTGGCCGTTTCGAGCAACGAGAACGTCGCCCTGATAAAAACCGATCTCCTCGGGGAGCTGCTCGTTAAGGGGGCGGGAGCCGGGCCCCGGGAGACGGCAAGCGGAGTCGTGAGCGATATCGTTAAGGCAGGGCTAGTCCTTAGGGAAGCATGACTTCTTCACTTTCCGCAGTTATTCCAAGCTCGACCTTCCCGAACCTGTGCCCGATGGCCCGAACCTCAAGAACCCCGCAGGGAGTTCTCAGCTTCTTCTCCTCAAAGAGGGGGAAGAAGTCTCTAAGGACAACGTTGCCATTTGAGTCCCTGAGGATTAAGGTGGAAGTGCCATAATCCGGAACCAGAAGGAAAGTTCCCTGGGTGCATTCCACTCTGACAACCCGAAGGCGGTTTGCAAGAATAAGGAGAGCTAGAGCTATGAAAACGTTTGGCAGTGAGTAGGCTGTCCTTCCCGTGGCTATTCCGATGAAAAGAAGAGCTAGAGAGAAAGCCAAGAAAACCACACCGG
The sequence above is drawn from the Thermococcus sp. genome and encodes:
- the rpiA gene encoding ribose-5-phosphate isomerase RpiA codes for the protein MNAEEMKKAVAKEALKFIEDEMVVGLGTGSTTAYFIRYLGKLIMEGELEEVYGIPTSHQARLLAIESGVPVVSLDEVDAIDIAVDGADEVDPHLNLIKGRGGALTMEKVIEYRAGTFLVLVDESKLVESLGQRVPVPIEVIPPAWRAIAEELEVFNAEAELRMAEKKDGPVITDNGNFILDARFHRIDDPLDLEIELNTIPGVVENGIFADIADIVLVGTKEGVKRLER
- a CDS encoding CBS domain-containing protein encodes the protein MRVKTLMTKDPVVIQLPASREYALELFKKHKVRSFPVVNREGKLVGIISIKNILVNPDEDQLAMLIRRDVPTVKVNDDLKKAVRKILDSGYRRVVVVDDEGRPIGILTVGDIVRRYLSKNEKLREVSIEPYYQRNVSVVWRGTPLKAALKALLLCNAMAIPVIDDDGNLIGMVDETDLLHDSEVIRVIKQTSLSASSEEDWILEANPTLIFEKAELQLPKKPVEEIMNPNVVVATPHMSVYDVAQKMVKYEIEQLPVIRGEGELIGIVRDMDIIKVILGR
- a CDS encoding homoserine dehydrogenase — protein: MKEITLSIFGFGNVGRATARVLLEKTGFFRKKYGLSFKVLSVADTSGLVWLPEGIDLREALLVKENFGRLSAWTNDYEVYNMKPGEAIEEVNPDIVVDVTNDANAFPWHLRAIRNGSALVTSNKPPLAFHYSELVGEAERRGIPYLFEATVMAGTPVIALLRENLLGDRVESIEAVLNATTTFILSRMEEGKTFEEALREAQSLGMAERDPSGDVLGIDAGYKATILHCVAFHPMTFGEAEVRGIDGITPELVREATSHGKTIRLVATVERGKVKVEPREIPLESPLAVSSNENVALIKTDLLGELLVKGAGAGPRETASGVVSDIVKAGLVLREA